ATCATGAATTCTTCGAACATAATCTTTTGAATTCTGCAAAAGATTTAACAAAGTAAACTAACTTAGAAACAAATATCCCCCAacaaaaagaaggagaagaggacTGTAAAAGTAGAATGGCTGTACTGACATGAAATATTGATTTTATAAGtgcttcatcctcttcttccAACTTTTTCTCCTGGAAACATACAAATCATTAATTGTCAGaacaatatgattttttttttataagtaatgaatttatattattaaaaagtgtaagacacccctaagtacacaagCATTATACACAAAGAGGCTCCAAACAAGCAAGAAACCCAAACGAAACAACAAGGCCACCCACAAAACCCAACACTCGACATGCCCTCAAAATCAAAGCCCACAATACAATAGAGCCCGACACCCGCCAAGGCACTCAACACTAGAAAGCGAGAGTCTTACCTTTCCCCCGCCTAGAGGATGCTCCTTTAACATTATAGTCAATAGAGCATTCTAGGTTCCTAAGCTCCCTTCTACCCTTAACCTTCCGAGGGGCAACATCAATCCCCTCACATGGATCTCCCATCAAAGCCTAGTCTAAGCGGGTGGCAAGAGGGAAACCAACCAAAGGAGAAGGAAAATCTCCTTCATCCCCACCCCATAAATCTTCGTCTTCCCCACAAAGTAACGGCGAAAGAAGTTCACAGAATAAATAGAATCATCGTGGTTCTTTGAACTTTGAAGAACTTCTCACAGACTGGAATACTGATACAGTCCAGGCAGCTAAGGACCGGTTAGCCACAACTGAAGCAACATTACAGAATTAGATCATGTGGCCGgttgaagaaagaaacaatatcTAGTAGTCGGGACAAATCAATCCATATGTCCATTATGCTTGATTGCAAAGGGTAATTTGACCCAATCTTGTATGCCATAACTGCATTGGAAATTCCTCATCTTCTATGACCAAGTACTCACCAGTAACACACAAGACAAAAGTTTTTTAAACATACAAGGCTTACCATATGTAAACAACTCTACTAATCCAATGGAATGGTGACATGCAGCCCTTTGGGATTTACTGATAGACATGTCTGGACTGTAATTTATACATAGAGCAACACTAATCTATATATAGAGCAGATCAGTCATACCTTTTGCACAGCTGTATGCTGCAAGGCCTCAAGCATGGCATCTACACTCACAGTTGCATGTCTGGACTGCAAAAACAGGGGGGAAACACGCATTAGTACCAAAATCTCATTGCCTTCGGGTTTTCATCAATGTGttaattgataaataaaaacaaaaataccatacACAGGATGATGATTTCATGGCAACATGTCTAAAAGACAAGTTACAAAGCTATTCAAGCCCTTAAAGATTCCAATTTGTTCCACTGTCAAATGGATGCCCTATTACATAAAACACATTTACTAAAGCAAGTACCTTCATAGACTTCATCTCATCCAGTGCAGCCAGTATATCCATCTCTCTTTTTGAATCCAAGGTTCTGTTCTCCAAAGATTTCATCGCATCTCCCATCTCTTCAGCATCCCTTTTGTGTTTCTCCGACTCTGTTAGCTGATAAAAGGAATAACTTATCAATGAAGTCACAAGCTATGCTAATAACAATGTGATATATAAAATTGTATACGGAAGGATAAACTTTTACCTCGTCCTCTTCACGCCAAGGTTCGAAATTTCGTGTTGCACCAGACTCAACGATATAGTCTGAATTTTGAGGGTCTGTCTTCATCGTGAGCTCAGCAGAGCACCTTGtacatttgaaataaaatcggaatagtGGAATTCCTAAATATGCCTGcaaataattaaacattaatAATACAATTCACCTAAACATCACATATTCAAATCTCGCACTAAGAAACCTGCCACACAAGTACTATACCGGAATAGGCAAAACCAAGAAGCAATAATAACTATGAAGGCTGACACTAAGGCATTCTAGTCACCTTCTATGCTCTAAACAACCAATATCACTAGAAATCTTTTAACAACAGCAGCATGTTTCTCTGAGCTAGGATAGGATGAATTTTATACAAGATATGGGACTAAGATTAAACCAAGAGAATAGTCATGGTTTAAAAGAAACAATGGCTCAGAACTCAACCCGAGCGACCATTGATAAATTTCAGAATGCCCAATGATAAATTTCTATCTAAGAAAAATCTGCTAAACTTGAAATTTATGTTCAATCAACTTAAGCACGTTTAGAAgacaaaaaccctaaaatttaaataaataagaaaatttaatagtaacaaaaaatttcaatgttgGGACATATAACAGTTATGTAAGCTTTCAATTTTGTTAGGAAGCCCTAAAGccaaaggaaagagaaaaacaacCTCGCCGACGACGTCCTCTTTGCGGGAATTAAACTTGGTGCCCTTGTAGATGTAATTGCCGCAGGTGTTGCAGCGAATGCTCATGGGGAGCATCATGCGGACCTTGATCTGCTGGTTCT
This genomic interval from Corylus avellana chromosome ca3, CavTom2PMs-1.0 contains the following:
- the LOC132175978 gene encoding uncharacterized protein LOC132175978 encodes the protein MGERKVLNKYYPPDFDPSKLPRVRRPKNQQIKVRMMLPMSIRCNTCGNYIYKGTKFNSRKEDVVGEAYLGIPLFRFYFKCTRCSAELTMKTDPQNSDYIVESGATRNFEPWREEDELTESEKHKRDAEEMGDAMKSLENRTLDSKREMDILAALDEMKSMKSRHATVSVDAMLEALQHTAVQKEKKLEEEDEALIKSIFHNSKDYVRRIHDEDLDDDEDMIQLSSGNGETSFDQPKRRKVSEELPGNPTDSLARATSADCPTNKENEGGSGAPGDAKLVIKSSTVRISVVKKAASDDSNSAKLEKKDNTSKLPVVPEDSSLKHTSTGLASLLQNYESDDD